In Pristis pectinata isolate sPriPec2 chromosome 19, sPriPec2.1.pri, whole genome shotgun sequence, the following proteins share a genomic window:
- the guca1a gene encoding guanylyl cyclase-activating protein 1, which produces MGNSQGTTVDDLQAVELHHWYKKFMTECPSGQLTLHEFKHFFGLKGLSQEANAYIEQMFKTFDMDKDGYIDFMEYVAALSLVLRGKMEQKLRWYFKLYDVDGNGCIDRHELLNIIKAIRAINGSQQDQSAEDFTNQVFDRIDVNGDGELSLPEFVEGAKKDNEFCEVMMKSLDLRHIVAMIHNRRHSV; this is translated from the exons ATGGGAAACTCGCAGGGCACCACTGTGGATGATCTACAGGCTGTGGAGCTCCACCACTGGTACAAGAAGTTTATGACTGAATGCCCGTCGGGGCAACTGACTTTGCATGAGTTCAAGCATTTCTTCGGCCTTAAGGGATTAAGCCAGGAAGCCAATGCCTACATTGAACAGATGTTTAAAACTTTTGATATGGATAag GATGGATACATTGATTTCATGGAGTACGTGGCTGCCCTTAGCTTAGTCCTCCGAGGCAAGATGGAACAAAAACTACGCTGGTACTTTAAGCTCTATGATGTGGATGGCAATGGCTGCATAGACAGGCATGAATTGCTGAACATCATTAAG GCTATACGTGCCATTAATGGCTCTCAGCAGGACCAATCAGCGGAGGATTTCACAAACCAAGTTTTTGACAGAATTGATGTCAATGGAGATG GGGAGCTTTCTCTTCCGGAGTTTGTGGAAGGAGCCAAGAAAGATAACGAGTTTTGTGAGGTgatgatgaagagtcttgatctCAGACACATTGTGGCAATGATTCATAATCGAAGGCACAGTGTGTGA